A single Carnobacterium alterfunditum DSM 5972 DNA region contains:
- a CDS encoding phosphatidate cytidylyltransferase, translating to MKQRIITAIIGLILFVPVVYMGSWILELVVAVLGIIALFELFRMKGNKIFTVEGIISIIALLGLLLPQYAAMILPEYMDTQMILYLFVLLLLVCTVFSKNNFTFDDVAVSVLGIMYIGFGFRFLLLTRYSGLDLLLFVLFVVWATDIGAYLIGRKLGKHKLAPSISPNKTIEGAVGGVVMAMIVAFIYLTYYPQNYNIGWMLALTFILSIAGQLGDLVESAFKRYYGVKDSGNLLPGHGGILDRFDSLLFVLPVIYYSGLI from the coding sequence GTGAAACAACGTATTATTACAGCAATTATCGGTCTTATTCTTTTTGTTCCAGTAGTTTATATGGGTTCTTGGATTTTAGAGCTTGTGGTTGCTGTACTGGGAATAATCGCATTATTTGAACTATTTAGAATGAAGGGTAATAAGATTTTTACAGTAGAAGGCATTATTTCGATCATAGCTTTATTGGGGTTATTGTTACCGCAATATGCAGCAATGATTTTACCAGAATATATGGACACTCAAATGATTTTATATCTTTTTGTATTATTATTATTAGTCTGTACCGTATTCTCAAAAAATAATTTTACATTTGATGATGTAGCGGTTTCAGTTCTAGGGATAATGTACATAGGGTTCGGGTTTAGATTCTTGTTATTAACAAGATATTCAGGGTTAGACTTATTATTATTTGTTTTATTTGTTGTCTGGGCAACAGATATTGGAGCTTACTTGATTGGCAGAAAATTGGGTAAACATAAGCTTGCTCCATCAATCAGTCCAAATAAAACTATCGAAGGAGCTGTAGGTGGCGTAGTCATGGCAATGATCGTAGCATTTATTTATTTGACATACTACCCGCAAAATTACAACATAGGATGGATGTTAGCTTTAACTTTCATTCTCTCAATAGCTGGTCAGTTAGGTGACTTAGTTGAATCTGCATTTAAGCGGTATTACGGTGTAAAAGATTCTGGTAATTTGTTGCCAGGACATGGCGGTATTCTAGACCGGTTTGACAGTTTGCTATTTGTATTGCCGGTCATCTATTATTCAGGTCTGATTTAA
- a CDS encoding ISLre2 family transposase gives MDRIITKLYEIIKESSDLIATEESIQLYMYEVFTELVGDIFTHMNQVIKEQKQGEGWKVKRDDWKTVQFIFGPVRYRRTLMVDQESQNHYPLDDWLGIRNYQRHSPLVEVKVAELASKCTYRDTAELLKEWTAVTISHQTVGSLLKRVGGAQAREDEEMVVELDEAVELPEGKKVDYFYAEADGIFVRGTEKRKSLEVRHALLYEGWEKNGKRVSLKEPKAIMTTKKTAGFWAEVQAFTASHYALQQAQVITNSDGGQGYTADKFQEAFSQSNYPVVNQLDSYHIFQGLNRAFGSQTSLFKQKVNQALKTHDLNELTIWLDTYESTLDETPAVEKLTTFRTYVLRNWDRIFDWREKVEQVPQDARGLGAMESNQRHISFRMKKRGMHWSEEGCEAMVKVKQGILNHTLRDAYLHQQNRSTRQQRKLKQTVRLSSLLHQKTRQSVGAKDGTMPLYASHSSAMGKLIKSFR, from the coding sequence ATGGATAGAATTATAACAAAATTATATGAAATAATAAAGGAATCGAGCGATTTAATCGCTACAGAGGAGTCTATACAACTCTATATGTATGAAGTATTCACTGAATTAGTAGGAGATATCTTCACCCATATGAATCAAGTGATCAAAGAACAAAAACAAGGCGAAGGCTGGAAAGTGAAACGAGACGATTGGAAAACCGTTCAGTTTATTTTTGGTCCTGTTCGTTATCGCCGTACCTTAATGGTCGATCAAGAGAGTCAAAATCATTATCCGCTAGATGACTGGTTAGGCATTCGAAACTACCAACGCCATAGTCCACTCGTAGAAGTGAAAGTAGCAGAACTAGCTAGTAAGTGTACCTACCGGGACACCGCTGAATTATTGAAAGAATGGACGGCAGTCACTATTAGTCACCAAACAGTCGGCAGTCTTCTTAAACGAGTTGGAGGAGCACAAGCACGTGAAGATGAAGAAATGGTAGTAGAACTAGACGAAGCCGTCGAGTTGCCAGAAGGTAAAAAAGTGGACTATTTTTACGCCGAGGCTGATGGCATTTTTGTTCGTGGGACGGAAAAGAGAAAAAGCTTAGAAGTTCGTCATGCGCTACTTTACGAAGGCTGGGAGAAAAATGGAAAGAGAGTCTCCTTAAAGGAGCCTAAAGCGATCATGACGACTAAAAAAACGGCTGGTTTTTGGGCAGAAGTTCAAGCCTTTACTGCGAGTCATTATGCGTTACAACAAGCTCAAGTCATTACCAATAGTGACGGTGGACAAGGCTATACCGCAGACAAATTTCAAGAAGCCTTTTCTCAGTCGAACTATCCTGTAGTCAATCAGTTAGACTCTTATCACATCTTCCAAGGCTTAAATCGCGCGTTTGGTTCACAGACTAGCCTCTTTAAACAGAAGGTCAATCAAGCTTTAAAAACACATGATTTAAATGAGTTAACAATCTGGTTGGATACTTATGAAAGCACACTAGACGAGACACCAGCAGTGGAAAAACTGACTACCTTTAGAACATACGTATTACGGAATTGGGATCGAATTTTCGATTGGCGTGAAAAAGTAGAACAGGTTCCGCAGGACGCAAGAGGTTTAGGCGCAATGGAGTCGAATCAGCGGCATATTTCTTTTCGGATGAAAAAGCGTGGGATGCATTGGAGCGAAGAAGGCTGTGAAGCCATGGTAAAGGTAAAACAAGGCATCTTAAATCACACGTTACGTGACGCCTATCTTCACCAACAAAATAGGAGTACGAGACAACAACGCAAGCTGAAACAAACGGTTCGTTTATCGTCGCTATTGCATCAGAAGACACGTCAGTCGGTTGGTGCAAAGGATGGGACAATGCCGTTGTATGCTTCTCATTCATCAGCAATGGGGAAACTCATAAAAAGTTTTCGTTAA
- the rseP gene encoding RIP metalloprotease RseP — MTTIITFIIVFSILVIFHEFGHYYFAKKAGILVREFAIGFGPKIFSYRKGETTFTIRILPIGGYVRMAGYEEEADIKPGTPIGLLLNEMNEVTLINNYKKKQLLNAVPMEISSIDLENKLYVEGYIAGDETNLVRYPVLRNAMIIEEDGTEVQIAPLDVQFQSASLPKRMMTNFAGPMNNIILAIVAFIVLAFLQGGVVSQENTLGTIMPDSVAEEAGLKAGDRVVQIDDEKVTSWFEMVEIVRVNPETELTFHIESTEGTEKLVPITPVANEAADGTEVGQIGVQAALKTSLWDKISFGFSQTWFLMIQLFTILGSMFTKGFSIDMFGGPVAIYAATESVVQVGLIAIVNWLAVLSVNLGIVNMLPIPGLDGGKLLLNIVEGIRRKPLSEEKEGIITLIGIGLLLLLMVLVTWNDIQTYFFN, encoded by the coding sequence ATCACTACTATTATTACCTTTATTATAGTGTTTAGTATCTTAGTAATTTTCCATGAATTTGGACATTATTATTTTGCAAAAAAAGCAGGCATCTTAGTTAGAGAATTTGCGATTGGATTTGGTCCGAAAATATTTTCTTATCGAAAAGGGGAAACGACATTTACTATTCGTATCTTACCTATAGGCGGATACGTTCGCATGGCTGGATATGAAGAAGAAGCAGACATTAAACCGGGTACACCTATTGGTTTGCTTTTAAATGAAATGAATGAAGTGACTTTAATTAATAATTATAAGAAAAAGCAATTATTAAATGCAGTCCCAATGGAAATCAGTTCAATTGATTTAGAAAATAAATTATATGTTGAAGGCTATATAGCTGGAGATGAAACCAATCTAGTTCGCTATCCAGTATTAAGAAATGCAATGATTATTGAAGAGGATGGAACAGAAGTCCAAATTGCACCGCTTGATGTTCAATTTCAATCGGCTAGTCTGCCTAAAAGAATGATGACAAACTTTGCTGGACCAATGAACAACATTATTCTAGCGATAGTTGCCTTCATTGTACTTGCCTTCTTACAAGGTGGGGTAGTCAGCCAAGAAAATACTTTGGGTACGATCATGCCAGATAGTGTTGCAGAAGAAGCTGGTTTAAAAGCAGGCGATCGAGTGGTTCAAATTGATGATGAAAAAGTTACCAGCTGGTTTGAAATGGTAGAAATCGTTCGAGTCAATCCAGAGACTGAATTGACTTTTCACATTGAATCAACTGAGGGTACTGAAAAATTAGTGCCGATAACCCCTGTCGCTAATGAAGCAGCTGATGGAACAGAAGTCGGTCAGATCGGTGTCCAAGCTGCATTGAAAACTTCATTATGGGATAAAATCAGTTTTGGTTTTTCTCAAACTTGGTTTTTAATGATCCAATTATTTACAATACTCGGTTCGATGTTTACAAAAGGCTTTTCAATTGATATGTTTGGCGGTCCAGTTGCTATCTATGCAGCAACAGAATCAGTTGTTCAAGTGGGTCTAATAGCAATAGTCAATTGGTTAGCAGTATTAAGTGTTAATTTAGGAATCGTAAACATGCTGCCTATTCCAGGTCTTGATGGTGGAAAACTGCTGTTAAATATCGTAGAAGGCATCCGGAGAAAGCCTTTAAGCGAAGAAAAAGAAGGCATCATCACTTTGATCGGTATCGGTTTACTATTATTGTTGATGGTATTAGTTACATGGAATGATATCCAAACATATTTTTTTAATTAA
- a CDS encoding proline--tRNA ligase, whose translation MKQSKVFIPTLRDVPNEAEVLSHKMLLRAGYIRQISSGVYSYLPLATRVIEKIKTIMREEFEKIDAVEMLMPSLLPRELWEESGRYETYGEDLMKLQDRHGRDYLLGPTHEEAFTTLIRDEITSYKRLPLSLYQIQTKFRDEKRPRSGLLRGREFIMKDAYSFHDSFESLDETYQEFEKAYTRIFERCGLDFRNIIGDAGAMGGSNSKEFMALSDIGEDTIVYSDSSDYSANLEMATSLHMRKKSLENEKGLEKVETPNSKTISEVSAFLEVEPEKVLKSLLFIADEKPVLVIVRGDHEVNEVKLKNHLDTTFLELATEEETVNYLGVNTGSIGPVGISEEFRVIADVFVQDMVNAVAGANENGQHYLNVNLERDSHVEAYVDLRFVQEGELSPDGQGVLKFAKGIEIGHIFKLGTRYSEAMNATVLNNNGRSIPVVMGCYGIGVSRLLSAITEQQSNEEGLNWPRHLSPYELHLIPINMKAEDQVSLSNELYDSLQNAGFSVLLDDRNERAGVKFKDSDLIGLPIRITVGKKAQENIVELKLKKTGEALEVRTDELIDTLNILLSSI comes from the coding sequence ATGAAACAATCAAAAGTATTTATCCCAACTCTAAGAGATGTACCTAATGAGGCAGAGGTTTTAAGCCATAAAATGTTATTAAGAGCTGGATATATCAGACAAATTTCAAGTGGTGTATACAGCTATTTGCCATTAGCAACTCGCGTGATAGAAAAAATAAAAACTATTATGCGTGAAGAATTCGAAAAAATCGACGCTGTTGAGATGTTGATGCCTTCTCTTTTACCTCGTGAATTATGGGAAGAGTCAGGACGTTACGAAACATATGGCGAAGACTTGATGAAATTACAAGATCGTCATGGTCGCGACTATCTCTTAGGACCTACTCATGAAGAAGCCTTCACAACTTTGATACGTGATGAAATCACATCATACAAACGTTTGCCGCTCTCTTTGTATCAAATCCAAACAAAGTTTCGTGATGAAAAACGTCCTCGTTCTGGATTGCTAAGAGGCAGAGAATTTATTATGAAAGATGCGTATTCTTTTCATGATAGTTTCGAAAGTCTAGATGAAACCTACCAAGAATTCGAAAAAGCTTATACGAGAATATTTGAACGTTGTGGTCTGGATTTCAGAAATATTATTGGAGATGCAGGCGCAATGGGCGGAAGCAATTCTAAAGAATTTATGGCACTATCAGACATTGGAGAAGACACTATCGTCTACTCAGATTCAAGTGACTATTCAGCTAACTTAGAAATGGCTACCAGTCTCCATATGCGTAAAAAATCACTCGAAAATGAAAAAGGATTGGAAAAAGTTGAAACACCGAATAGTAAAACAATTTCTGAAGTTTCAGCATTCCTAGAAGTTGAGCCAGAAAAAGTGCTGAAGAGCTTATTATTTATTGCAGATGAAAAACCTGTTTTAGTTATTGTTCGAGGTGATCATGAAGTAAATGAGGTCAAGTTAAAAAATCATCTTGATACAACCTTTTTAGAATTGGCAACGGAAGAAGAAACGGTAAACTATTTAGGCGTAAATACTGGTTCGATAGGACCGGTTGGGATCAGTGAAGAGTTCAGGGTCATTGCAGATGTTTTTGTCCAAGATATGGTGAATGCTGTTGCTGGAGCTAACGAAAATGGCCAACACTACTTAAATGTAAACTTAGAACGTGATTCACATGTTGAAGCATATGTTGATTTACGATTTGTTCAAGAGGGCGAACTATCTCCTGATGGACAAGGGGTATTGAAATTTGCAAAAGGGATCGAAATTGGTCATATTTTTAAATTAGGAACACGTTATTCTGAAGCGATGAACGCTACAGTTTTAAACAATAACGGACGTTCTATTCCAGTAGTTATGGGTTGTTATGGAATTGGTGTCAGCCGTTTACTGTCAGCTATCACAGAGCAGCAGTCTAATGAGGAAGGTCTGAATTGGCCAAGACATCTCTCACCATATGAACTTCATTTGATCCCTATCAATATGAAAGCAGAAGATCAAGTTAGTTTATCAAATGAATTATATGATTCTTTACAAAATGCTGGGTTTTCTGTTTTACTTGACGACCGTAATGAACGAGCAGGTGTGAAATTCAAAGATTCAGATCTAATTGGATTGCCTATCCGTATAACAGTAGGTAAAAAAGCTCAAGAAAATATCGTTGAATTAAAGCTCAAAAAAACCGGAGAAGCTTTAGAGGTACGTACAGACGAATTAATCGATACGTTAAATATCCTGCTAAGTTCTATCTAA
- a CDS encoding PolC-type DNA polymerase III has translation MSLNQEELFQKLLEQVGLQHEERYKSYFSQAKILKVTVHKLSKSWNFHLQFQDILPFEIYQNLSEKMQLAFHSIASVQVTIDTLQPVLTIEKLEHYWSAAVKLSEVSSPICDRPFREQFPLLNGKKIQFHVENEVVKSHLMNQYLPPVEEAYASLGFPKFKIEPVIDEEAHLKKIAEFQAKKEESETLLAIRANENIQKAEQEKKQNKNQVQAHKGQVVLGRKITAKEEIKLMDQIIEEERRVTIEGYVFDVEVRVLRSERQLLILKMTDYTSSFSVKKFSNTPEDEAAFAAIKKGMWIRARGSVQEDNFMRDLVLNAQDITEWEHETRKDTAPEDNKRVELHLHSNMSQMDAIDTVTDLVDQAAKWGHKAVAITDHFGAQSFPDAFHAGQKNGVKILYGIEANIVDDGVPIAYNAEHIELTDATYVIFDVETTGLSAVYNTIIELSAVKMHKGNVIESFEQFIDPGHPLSQTTINLTGITDEMVHGSKSEEEVLNLFKAFAGDLILVAHNASFDMGFLNTSNAKYDIPDAVNPVIDTLELSRFLHPQFKGHRLNTLAKKYGITLEQHHRAIYDAETTGQLCWLFLKEAREEHDMFYHDQLNDHIGEGDTYKRARPFHATIIATSQAGLKNLFKLISSSMVDYFFRTARLPRSELNKLREGLIIGTACSQGEVFEAMMQKGYDEAKNKAKFYDYIEVMPKEVYAPLIEKELVKDESDLEEIIRNLVKIGEELNIPVVATGNVHYLNPEDRIYRKILINSQGGANPLNRSELPEVHFRTTTEMLETFSFLGEETAQQIVVKNTHKIADMVDESITPIKTDLYTPKIEGSEDEIRQLSYDEAHRLYGNPLPEIIEKRIEKELNSIIGNGFSVIYLISQKLVHKSMSDGYLVGSRGSVGSSFVATMTGITEVNPMPPHYSCPNCQYSEFFTDGSVGSGYDLPDKNCPACEARLHKDGHDIPFETFLGFYGDKVPDIDLNFSGDYQSKAHNYTKELFGEEYVFRAGTIGTVADRTAFGYVKGYERDNNLTLRAAEIDRLAKGFTGVKRTTGQHPGGIIVIPDYMDVYDFTPIQFPADAQDSEWKTTHFDFHSIHDNVLKLDILGHDDPTVIRMLQDLSGIDPKTIPTDDPEVMKIFGGTEVLGVTPEQIQSKTGTLGIPEFGTRFVRGMLEETLPTTFAELLQISGLSHGTDVWLGNAEELIRMNDIPLSEVIGCRDDIMVYLIHNGLEDGLAFKIMESVRKGKGIPDDWQKAMRDENIPEWYIESCLKIKYMFPKAHAAAYVLMALRVAYYKVHFPILYYAAYFSVRADDFDLVAMAKGKDSIKEKMKEITDKGLDASTKEKNLLTVLELSNEMVERGFNFKMVDLTKSDASDFVIEGNSLIAPLRAVPSLGANVAKQIIEARKDKPFLSKEDLAKRGKVSKTVIEYLNENGVLKGLPDENQLSLFDLF, from the coding sequence ATGAGTTTAAACCAAGAAGAATTATTTCAAAAATTATTAGAACAAGTAGGCTTACAGCATGAAGAACGCTATAAATCTTATTTTTCTCAAGCAAAAATCTTAAAAGTTACCGTTCATAAATTGTCAAAATCTTGGAATTTCCATTTGCAATTTCAAGATATTTTACCTTTTGAAATATATCAAAACCTTTCAGAAAAAATGCAATTGGCTTTTCATTCAATTGCAAGTGTCCAAGTAACTATTGATACGTTACAGCCAGTGCTGACGATTGAAAAATTGGAACATTACTGGTCAGCTGCAGTAAAGTTAAGCGAAGTTTCTTCACCAATCTGCGACAGACCGTTCAGAGAGCAGTTTCCGCTTTTAAACGGGAAAAAAATTCAATTCCATGTTGAAAATGAAGTTGTAAAAAGTCATTTGATGAATCAATATCTTCCCCCTGTTGAAGAAGCTTATGCTTCTTTAGGATTTCCAAAATTTAAAATCGAACCGGTTATTGATGAAGAAGCACATTTGAAAAAGATAGCAGAATTCCAAGCGAAAAAAGAAGAATCTGAAACACTTTTGGCGATTCGCGCGAATGAAAATATCCAAAAAGCCGAACAAGAAAAAAAACAAAATAAAAATCAAGTTCAAGCTCATAAAGGACAAGTCGTTTTAGGGCGGAAAATCACAGCAAAAGAAGAAATCAAATTGATGGATCAAATTATCGAAGAAGAACGCCGCGTAACCATAGAAGGCTATGTATTTGATGTCGAAGTGCGTGTATTAAGATCTGAAAGACAGTTGCTGATCCTGAAAATGACTGACTATACGTCTTCTTTTTCAGTGAAGAAATTCTCGAATACTCCTGAAGACGAAGCCGCATTTGCAGCAATCAAGAAGGGGATGTGGATCCGAGCAAGAGGAAGCGTCCAAGAAGATAACTTTATGCGGGATTTAGTGTTGAATGCTCAAGATATTACTGAATGGGAGCATGAAACGCGTAAAGATACAGCCCCAGAAGACAATAAACGTGTAGAGCTGCATTTGCACAGCAACATGAGCCAAATGGATGCAATCGATACTGTTACAGATTTGGTTGATCAAGCAGCTAAATGGGGACATAAGGCTGTTGCGATAACCGATCATTTTGGTGCTCAATCTTTTCCAGATGCTTTTCATGCAGGCCAAAAAAACGGAGTGAAAATTCTTTATGGAATAGAAGCCAATATTGTTGATGACGGCGTGCCTATTGCATATAATGCTGAGCATATTGAATTGACTGACGCTACATACGTTATTTTTGACGTAGAAACGACCGGTCTTTCAGCTGTATACAACACCATTATTGAGTTATCTGCGGTTAAAATGCATAAAGGGAATGTCATTGAATCATTCGAGCAATTTATTGATCCTGGACATCCATTATCACAAACTACGATCAATTTAACCGGTATTACCGATGAAATGGTCCATGGTTCAAAATCTGAAGAAGAAGTTTTGAACTTGTTTAAGGCCTTTGCTGGAGATTTAATTTTAGTTGCTCATAATGCTAGTTTTGATATGGGATTTCTAAATACGAGTAATGCTAAATACGATATACCTGATGCTGTAAATCCAGTAATCGATACGTTAGAGCTGTCACGTTTTTTACATCCGCAATTTAAAGGTCATCGTTTGAACACATTAGCAAAAAAATATGGTATTACTTTAGAACAACACCATCGCGCTATTTATGATGCTGAAACGACTGGACAATTATGCTGGCTTTTTCTAAAAGAGGCTAGAGAAGAGCATGACATGTTTTATCATGATCAATTAAATGATCATATTGGAGAAGGCGATACCTATAAACGGGCTCGGCCATTTCATGCAACTATTATTGCAACCTCTCAAGCAGGGTTGAAAAATCTTTTTAAATTGATTTCTTCATCCATGGTCGACTACTTCTTTCGAACGGCACGATTGCCGCGTTCTGAATTGAACAAACTACGAGAAGGCTTAATTATCGGTACAGCTTGTAGTCAAGGAGAAGTTTTTGAAGCCATGATGCAAAAAGGATACGATGAAGCAAAAAATAAAGCAAAATTTTATGATTACATTGAAGTTATGCCAAAAGAAGTTTATGCTCCTTTGATCGAAAAAGAATTGGTGAAAGATGAATCAGATTTGGAAGAAATTATTCGTAATCTCGTTAAAATTGGTGAGGAACTAAATATTCCAGTAGTTGCAACGGGAAATGTACATTATTTGAATCCTGAAGACCGTATTTATCGTAAAATATTGATCAATTCTCAAGGTGGAGCCAATCCTCTGAACCGTTCTGAACTGCCTGAAGTCCATTTTAGAACAACAACGGAGATGTTAGAGACTTTCTCATTTTTAGGAGAAGAAACAGCACAGCAAATCGTTGTCAAAAATACACATAAAATTGCAGATATGGTGGATGAGTCTATCACACCAATAAAAACGGATCTTTACACTCCAAAAATTGAGGGCTCAGAAGATGAAATACGTCAATTGAGTTATGATGAAGCGCATCGATTATATGGCAATCCATTACCGGAAATCATTGAAAAAAGAATCGAAAAAGAACTGAATAGTATCATCGGAAATGGCTTCTCGGTTATTTACTTGATTTCGCAAAAATTGGTTCATAAAAGTATGTCAGATGGCTATTTGGTGGGTTCTCGGGGTTCTGTAGGATCTAGTTTTGTTGCAACAATGACTGGTATCACAGAAGTAAATCCAATGCCGCCGCACTATAGTTGTCCTAATTGTCAGTATTCCGAGTTTTTTACAGACGGTTCAGTAGGTTCGGGATATGATCTTCCAGATAAAAATTGCCCAGCATGTGAAGCTCGTCTGCACAAAGATGGACATGATATCCCATTTGAAACATTCTTAGGATTTTATGGAGATAAAGTACCAGATATTGATTTAAATTTTTCAGGCGATTATCAATCGAAAGCACATAATTACACGAAGGAACTGTTTGGTGAAGAATATGTATTTCGTGCTGGAACAATTGGTACTGTGGCTGACAGAACGGCATTCGGTTATGTAAAAGGATATGAACGAGATAACAATTTAACCTTACGCGCTGCAGAAATCGACCGTTTAGCAAAAGGATTTACAGGAGTTAAAAGAACTACTGGCCAGCATCCCGGAGGTATTATCGTTATCCCAGATTATATGGATGTATATGACTTTACACCAATTCAATTTCCAGCTGATGCACAAGATTCAGAATGGAAAACAACGCATTTTGATTTCCATTCTATTCACGATAATGTCTTGAAATTAGATATACTTGGTCATGATGATCCAACGGTTATCCGAATGTTGCAAGATTTATCTGGGATCGATCCTAAAACTATTCCTACTGATGATCCGGAAGTAATGAAAATTTTTGGTGGGACTGAAGTTCTTGGAGTAACTCCGGAACAAATCCAATCGAAAACAGGTACGCTAGGTATTCCAGAATTTGGTACACGTTTTGTTAGAGGAATGTTAGAAGAAACGTTGCCGACAACATTTGCTGAATTGCTGCAAATATCTGGATTATCACATGGAACGGATGTATGGTTAGGAAATGCGGAAGAGTTGATCCGAATGAATGATATCCCTTTGTCAGAAGTTATCGGTTGTCGTGATGATATTATGGTTTATCTGATCCATAATGGGTTAGAAGATGGTTTAGCTTTCAAAATAATGGAATCCGTTCGTAAAGGAAAAGGAATTCCTGATGATTGGCAAAAAGCTATGCGAGATGAAAATATTCCCGAGTGGTATATCGAATCTTGTTTGAAAATCAAGTATATGTTTCCTAAAGCCCATGCTGCAGCTTATGTTCTAATGGCTTTACGTGTAGCTTATTACAAAGTCCATTTTCCAATACTTTATTATGCTGCCTATTTCTCTGTACGTGCAGATGATTTTGATTTAGTGGCTATGGCAAAAGGGAAAGATAGCATAAAAGAAAAAATGAAAGAAATCACTGATAAAGGGCTAGATGCTTCAACTAAAGAAAAGAATCTTTTAACTGTTTTGGAATTAAGTAATGAAATGGTTGAACGGGGATTTAATTTTAAAATGGTAGATTTAACAAAATCAGATGCATCTGATTTTGTTATTGAAGGCAATTCGCTGATTGCACCGTTAAGGGCCGTACCAAGTTTAGGAGCCAACGTTGCTAAACAAATTATTGAAGCAAGAAAAGATAAACCGTTCCTTTCAAAAGAAGATTTAGCTAAAAGAGGCAAAGTTTCTAAAACAGTTATTGAGTATTTAAATGAGAACGGAGTATTAAAGGGATTGCCTGATGAAAATCAATTGTCATTATTTGATCTCTTCTAA
- the rimP gene encoding ribosome maturation factor RimP, which yields MSNVVEAITEIVQPIVERNQFELADIEFIKEGKNWFLRVYIDKPEGIDLEDCALVSEQISEHMDKINPDPIPQAYFLEVSSPGAERPLKKEEDYINAVGEYIHISLYEPVDGEKTYEGTLKEINDETLILTIRIKTRVKDIEFNRKIIAKARRAIQF from the coding sequence TTGAGTAATGTTGTAGAAGCAATAACTGAAATCGTGCAACCTATTGTTGAAAGAAATCAGTTTGAATTAGCAGATATAGAGTTCATAAAAGAAGGCAAAAATTGGTTCTTAAGGGTTTATATTGATAAGCCAGAAGGAATTGATTTAGAGGATTGCGCACTAGTTAGTGAACAAATAAGCGAACATATGGATAAAATCAATCCAGATCCTATCCCACAAGCATACTTCTTGGAGGTTTCATCTCCTGGAGCTGAAAGACCATTAAAAAAAGAAGAAGATTATATAAATGCAGTTGGAGAATACATCCATATTTCTTTATATGAACCTGTAGATGGTGAAAAAACATATGAAGGTACATTAAAAGAAATTAATGATGAAACGTTAATATTGACTATTCGCATTAAAACAAGAGTAAAAGATATTGAGTTCAACCGAAAAATAATTGCGAAAGCTAGAAGAGCCATTCAATTTTAA
- the rnpM gene encoding RNase P modulator RnpM yields MPKRKIPMRKCVISNEMKPKKDMIRIVINKENQVAIDPSGKLPGRGAYVSIEPEIVQSAWDRHVLDKVLGTTLDDIFYQELLDYVTHQKARMSL; encoded by the coding sequence ATGCCGAAACGTAAAATTCCTATGCGGAAATGCGTCATTTCCAATGAAATGAAACCTAAAAAAGACATGATTCGAATTGTTATAAATAAAGAAAATCAAGTAGCTATCGATCCAAGCGGGAAACTGCCAGGACGAGGAGCATATGTTTCAATAGAACCTGAAATCGTGCAATCTGCATGGGACAGGCATGTGCTAGATAAGGTATTAGGGACAACTTTGGATGATATTTTTTATCAAGAACTATTAGATTATGTTACACATCAAAAAGCTAGGATGAGTTTATGA
- a CDS encoding YlxQ-related RNA-binding protein has protein sequence MIEEQKVLNLLGMATRAGKLTTGEDLSIKEIRNQSAKIVIVATDASENTKKKVSDKCNYYHIPFIIHFTRSELSQAIGKERTICTITDNGFGKKFRELLSI, from the coding sequence ATGATAGAGGAACAAAAGGTATTGAATCTTTTAGGCATGGCAACAAGAGCGGGAAAGCTTACAACTGGAGAAGATTTAAGTATCAAAGAAATCAGAAACCAATCTGCTAAAATCGTGATTGTAGCTACTGATGCAAGTGAAAATACTAAGAAAAAAGTCTCGGATAAGTGCAATTATTATCATATTCCTTTTATAATTCACTTTACGAGAAGTGAATTAAGCCAAGCAATAGGAAAAGAACGAACAATTTGTACCATCACGGATAATGGCTTTGGAAAAAAATTCCGAGAATTATTATCAATTTAA